The nucleotide sequence TTTGTAATGATGCAACAATAGTCGCTGCAATTGGTGATAAAATAGCAGTAGTAATAAATAATTTAGGACCTGCATTTACTACTAGTAAGTACACACCAAGCAAGCCACCAGCACCCAACATACTGCCTCTTGAGCCTGTTAAATAAATGCCATAGCCCAGTGCACCTAATGTAGCTAACATAGCTAATTTTAATAAAAATTGGCCTTTATTATAAAAGTAGAATGCAAAAGGTATATTCATGACTAAAAACATACCTAAGTCGTTAGGATCATTAAAAAAACCAAGGTAAGTTATACGTCTTTCACCTAAATCAATGTAGCCAACAGAATGCGAATTTAATGCCCAACCAAAGCCTTCAAATGCTGTTTGTTGTACATGGCCATTATGTACCATCAGTAATGAAGCAATTAAACAAACCGCCATTAATATATGCTGACGTTTGATAGTGGTAATACAAGTGCTCATTAAAAACAGAGGAATAATCGCGCTAATAAATAGTTTCTTTGCTTCTTCAATACCGAACATACCTGAACCGTTTAAAAAGCCTGACATAACAATCAAGGGGATTAATGCTAATAGCATCCAGTGTTGCGGGTATAATTTTAGTGGCCTTTGGACCATCAATACTAAACAAAAAGTAATAATTGCAAATGTTTTTATAAGTATCCATTCGGTACTTGCTTGAAACATTTCATGGGGGCGTATTAATGTTGATGCGGTATAAAGAAATAAAAAGAAAAATGCTGCGGTAGAGTCTTTTTCTTCATTTGTAGGAAACTTACGTGCCATTGGAATGCGAGTCCTTTCGATAACTTAAAATATCGTATTGATGAGAAGGAGGCTAGAGTAATCAAGGTTATTATCTATTAAACAGATTAAATGTCTATCATGTTTTTTTCTATCTTTAATATTACTCAATGCTTATGCTGTTAAAGAAAAAACTTTATGTACTAATTTATGTAGAAAGACTTTTTTAGGGTTTACCTTAATCTCTAGATTGGCCATAGGCTCCCGATGAGCATCAAATTTTTCTTTATAACTATTTTTTAGCTCTCCCATCATAAAATCATAATACTCGTAATCGCAATTTTCGATACTCCACAGGTGTAAAGATAAACCTAATGAAAAATTTGCATAGCCCTCACTGTCCCAACCACATTGATAGAAATACAGCGTAGTATCATCGAAAAAATAATAGTTAATCGCAATTGGCGTATTAGCAACGGTAATGGCGCTTATTTTTATGGTGCTTTTAGTTCTGTATTTCTCATGAAAACGCTTAAAGTCTTCGTGCGCGAAGGCACCCTTGTTACCTCTGCTTTTCCACAGGCTTTGATGATATTCAATAAGTAAATTGGTATAACGTTCGTGCTCTTTCTCATCAACCCAATGATAAGTCGCATTGATTTTTTTTAATTGATTATTTGATCGTTTATATCGAGCACGGGTATTCTTGCTTAAGCTTTGTAGTGTCCACTTTGAGCGTTCAATACAATATCGGCTATGGGTTGTCACTGCGGTATATTTGAAAACTGTTTCTAATAGCCCTTTAATGTGACTACTTTGTAAAGCAGCACCCCAAAGAATTTTATCTATATCGAGTGCTGCTAATTTCTTTTGCAGTTCGGGTAAAACTGTTGCTTCAAATCTTTTTGCTATTATAGCGTCACAATATTCTGATGAAACTTCTGCTTCTTCTACTTCCCCTTGCCCTAAAGGGTGCAGCACTTTCAAGTGCGGCCACTGTAATGAATTTTGGACGTAACAAGGCAATATAGCGACTAAGTTGTTGTCAATGTAACCCGCTAACGTCATTAACTTCCAATTACTTTGCCAATAAGTACGGTACCAAGTTAACAGCCATTGAGGAGAAGAGAATGGAGTCGCGGTTGAAGACTGCTGCGCTAATGTTTGCCACTGCTGCGCAAGGGCACTTAAGTCATCAAAAGTCGTAATTAATTGCCACTGAATATTGCTAGTCACTTGTTCATTGTCTTTCATCAAAGTCATTGTGTGTTGTCTGAACTCAACCATGATTCTAACCAAGGTAAATCGCTGGTGGTTGAGTATGTCCAGCCAAAACGTCTTGGCGGTAACATAGGTAAATAGTCATGTTTTTTGTTTTGATATTTTTTGTTAATATCTTTGCACTGCTGAACAAATACGTTAAAAAGCTCTTGTAGTATATAAGTATCTTCAGTTGTTTTTTTCTTTATATATAAAGACTTTCCAATGAGACTAGCTACATCGCATGCATGTTGACCATCAGTATATGGATTTTTTATTTCCAAAAGTTTATTATCCATAGCTGCAAGGTAAAGTGGCAGTACTTTGTTGTCAAACCTTTCATTGGTGAAGTGAATGCCATAATGGGGCATGAAATCACCGAAAGCACTAAGTAATGCTGCGGAGTTTGTATCATTGCTAAGTCGATAATAACGCCATAAACTATCGCTTAATAAAGCCATCATCCATGGCGAACATACGGGAGAGTTGCCTGCCTTACCTTCATGTGACTTATAAGTGTGCTGAGGGCAGCCCCTTAATGGCCAGTCATCTTTAGGGTTGAATACCATTTGTACCGTAGCTTCAATGATCTCGTCTATTCTATTTTTAGCAGCAATGCTACCGGTTACTTCCCAATAGGCAATCGCAATATTTAATGCTGCTGCCTGGTGACGTTCAGTCCAGAACCTATGCTCACCATCGTATGTGGGATTCCAACTTAATGCTCTGTCATAAAAAGCTTTTAATACATTTATTACTTCTTTGTCACCGGTTAGCAAGTAGTAATAAAGTAATCCATTGGGCATTAAGTACTTTAAGTCGTAGCTGTCTTTTAATTTAAATTGACCGGTATCGTCTATGTTCGCTAAGTAAAATTTTGCTAACTTTGTGCCTTCTTTAAGCCACTTAGGATCTTCCGTGAGTATATATAGTTGGTATATTGCCCTAGGTCGGTCAAATAACCATTGTGAAAATTTATTTTTTGGGTAACCCTTTTCATTAAGCAGTGCTTCATTAGTCACAAAGTTGGCATAAAGTGATTGTGGTTTAGTATACCAATCCGTGTTTATCTTATTCGTTTTAGGATGCAATAGAATGCTTTGAGCTAACCATGACTTATCTGGGTAAATCAAATAGGGCAGTGTCTTGTTTGCTAAACTTGCTAGCTTAATATTTTTGCCTGTTGTATCCGTTGTGCTCCAGCTTAAGGTGTAATTTAGACTCTCTCCTTTTGCTGTATTGTTTTCGTCATTGAGCTCTATTATTAATAATCTAATGAATTTTTGCGTGTTTTCTGTATTCCATGTATTGAGAGCCATAAAATTGGTGTCAATTTTTCGCCCCCACAATGTAAGCTTTACTGTTGAATTTAATGCTATCTTGGCATTTGGTACTGGCAGTAGTAATGTTTTTTGATTACTAGGTATACTCAGCTTTATTGAGTGATCTTGCGCTGTGCTGTGCAATGAACAAAGGCATAGCGTTAAAAAAATAATAGGTAAGTACCATTTTGTATATTTAATCATTATCAATGTCCGTTGAATGATACTTTTGATAAAACAGGGTAATGATCGCCGCCCAATGTTTCTAATACTCTTGCCTTTTCGATATTAAATTCTTTCGACAGTAATATATGATCAACTCTAATGCCAGGCACACTAAAGCCTCTATATTTATAGTCAACCGTCGTATTAAAGCCATGACCAACGCTAGAAATAGCATTTTTATATGATGAAAACTTTTGTCTATATAAACTATCAGAAACACTCATGTTAAAGTCACCTGCAATAATTACGTTGCTTTTAGTTGATGCCCAATCATTAATTATACCTGCTGCAATAATGCGATTTTCATGAACATTATTTACTTCATTAAAGTTGTTAAAAACTTTTCTGACTGATGGAAAATGGATATTGGCAATGTTCACTTTTGTCTTATTTAGCTCTATTTCATAAAAAGCGGCCCATTTTCCATAGCCACTGAACATAGCACTATCCAAGTATTCTTTATTGGTGAATTTATATTTACTAATAAAGCACAAGTTACCTTTGCAATCTCTAAAGGGATATTCTTTAAATACTTTGAGTGCCGCTAAATGTCCTGCTTCTTGTAATAAAAGTATATCTGGATTGTAAAATTTTATTAAGGCTTCAATTTTTGGCTGTTTAGAGCCTTCACCAAGGTTAGCGGTCACCAGTGTTATCGCATTTTTATCGTCAAGAGTACCTTCGCTGAAATTGATTTGAATATCGATATAGAAGTAACCGACTAGAAAGAACAAAGGTAAAGAATAGCGCTGGATTTTTGATAGTTTGTGCGAAACTGCTAGTAAAAATAAACATAGGAATAAATAGCTGTATCGCGGTGAAAACAAAATAACATATTGCCATAATATTAAATGTTCGGTTTTAGGCGCAAAAATTGTAATAGCAACGGCAAGCGTTATGAATAAAGCAACCCAGTACAGTAATTTAATTACTTTATTTATCATATTCTTAATTTCTCACGCTAATGCTAGCACGGAGTGACTGCACAAAAGCAACAACGTCTACTTGTACTTAAATTTTATGCTCTAAATACAAGCAATAAACATTGTTTTTGACGATGATGTTTTTAGTTATTTATCAGCTTGTTGAATCGTAATTTTTCTGAAATACAATTATTTGAGCAATGACTATATTGCCAGTGTAAATACGTTTCACTCTGACCAGATAATGCTGCTTTAATACGTTGTTTTTTAAAGGCCCCAGCATAAGCGGTTTTTTGATTATTAATATCAAAACTGTAGCGTATTAATGCAACTCTATTTTGTTTTGCGATAGTGATGTAGTTCCAATCACCTATAATTTCTTCACCAATCTCATGCCAGCCGAGTGGTATATAAATATTGTCATGAGCCGTTGGTTTACCATTACCTAACGTACCATTGAAAAAGTACTTTAAGTAAATGTCAGGCGTGTTAGCGGTGTTCGATGATATTTGCTCTACAGTGGTATAGCGTTTAATGATCGGTTTAATTTCCGATATTTCACCGCTTGATGGTAAGTCGTTTAGAAATAATGATTTTAGTGCTGTTGATGAAATGATAATAGCGACGAATAAGATCACAGTATTCACTCGTGCAGGATAAACACTGCTTGGCGATGCTACATTAATAACCGTGTCTGACAACAAGTCGTGATCAGCTAATTTATTACCCCACATAAACAATAAAAACATAAAGGGAATATATAAATACCATCCGAAAACATTATGATCAGTCATTAAGTCACTTTGCATGTCGGTATATTCACCAATAAGGATTAATGCGGTAATTCTGATCCAATTAGTAAGTAAAGCGCCTAAGATAGCAACAGTAAAAAACAGCAATGCTTTTTTGGTGTTCTTAATATAAAGAAAACTGAATAATGAGCTAATGGCGAGCGAAACTATTAAGTACCTTAGGCCACTGCAGCCGCCTGCAATTTCAAAAACTCCTGCAGGAATAGTGACAAAGTTACCTTCTACAAAAGTGGGTATGCCGCTATAGCTCATTAAAAAAGTTACTGCACTTGTTGAAACTTTTTGTAATGTGGCGGTTAGCAGCCCCCAGCCTGGCATTAGGAAGGCAAGGAACAGCGTCGGAAATATTAGCTGCCAATTTGTACGGTATATCAGCATGATACTTGATAATAAAATAGCTAATGTTGCCGCCCAATAACCGAGACTAATTTGTGCAGACGACATAATAAAGAGCAACGCAGCACTAGCAATCATGAGTATTACGGTTAGCACTGATACCTGCTCGCGATATCTCAGTTGACCAATCTTAGCCAAATTATAATATAAATATATTGAGATAATAGGGATAAGGTATGCGTGTGAATAGGTGCCGTCGTCGAAACTGTTTTCCCATATTGTTTTTAAAACAGGGATGTTCAAAAAAGCAAACAATACAAAAATAAGCATGAGTCCAAAAGTGGGCTTAAGTGTGTTTTTTTCTAAAGAAAGTGTATCAGTATTATTCGTCATTATTAGCTAATTGATTTATTGTTAGTGAAAAAGGCTTTGGCTATTATTGATTTAAGTTAGCATCATTCCATTTATAGTCTTATTACTGTAACAACACTTTGATTGTCACGCTATTGCTTTATGAAACTGTTAATACTGAAATGGCCCCCCGTTAATGTGTATAGAATGAAGTCCATATTATTGACTTGCTTTTCGTCTTAGTACTTTTAAAAGTTTTTTTAACAGGTAAACTGGGTATATTAAATTAATATCATTATCATCGTAGGGAAATTTAAATGAAAATTGGCATCATCGTTGGAACACGGCCTGAAATTATAAAAATGGCGCCAGTGATCAGGGAATGTGAAAAAAGAAACATTCCATTCTTTATCATTCATTCAAATCAGCATTATTCAAAAGAGATGGATAGTATCTTTTTTGATGAATTACACCTTCCAGCTCCACATTATAACTTAGGTGTCGGCTCAGGATTACACAGTAATCAAACGGGCAATATCCTTATTAAGATGGAACCTATCTTATTAGCCGAGCAACCTGATGTTGTGTTAGTACAAGGTGATACTAATACGGTGTTAGCTGGCGCATTAGCTGCCTCAAAATTAAATATTAAAGTAGGGCATATTGAAGCGGGCTTAAGAAGTTACGACCGCACTATGCCAGAAGAAACTAACCGTATAATGACGGATCATATTAGTGAATATTTATTTGCGGTAGGCCCTAACCAAGAAAACATTCTAAAATCTGAAGGCATTGATAAAGATAAAATACACACTGTCGGCAATACGGTTTCTGATTCTTTATATCAGCATTTAGAAATTTCCGCTCAAACAAGTAAAATATTAACCGAGCTTAAATTAACGAAAGGTGAATACTTTTTAGTTACCGCCCACCGTGCATCAAA is from Colwellia sp. Arc7-635 and encodes:
- a CDS encoding O-antigen ligase family protein, translating into MARKFPTNEEKDSTAAFFFLFLYTASTLIRPHEMFQASTEWILIKTFAIITFCLVLMVQRPLKLYPQHWMLLALIPLIVMSGFLNGSGMFGIEEAKKLFISAIIPLFLMSTCITTIKRQHILMAVCLIASLLMVHNGHVQQTAFEGFGWALNSHSVGYIDLGERRITYLGFFNDPNDLGMFLVMNIPFAFYFYNKGQFLLKLAMLATLGALGYGIYLTGSRGSMLGAGGLLGVYLLVVNAGPKLFITTAILSPIAATIVASLQSNIDASANGRLEAWYAGIQMLMHNPIFGIGKGQFFDHHGLVAHNSYIHVAGELGIPGYSLWGGALIFTVLTGYLIIKASKLKNNLSDKTDELTEEKNSAFENERLLNKTLFFSMIGFMITGFFISRMFTLLLFIFMGMTVASHIRIVKLKSEYKQYFNNSLAFKSMGYCWVVIIAVYVSLKLGL
- a CDS encoding GNAT family N-acetyltransferase, translating into MTLMKDNEQVTSNIQWQLITTFDDLSALAQQWQTLAQQSSTATPFSSPQWLLTWYRTYWQSNWKLMTLAGYIDNNLVAILPCYVQNSLQWPHLKVLHPLGQGEVEEAEVSSEYCDAIIAKRFEATVLPELQKKLAALDIDKILWGAALQSSHIKGLLETVFKYTAVTTHSRYCIERSKWTLQSLSKNTRARYKRSNNQLKKINATYHWVDEKEHERYTNLLIEYHQSLWKSRGNKGAFAHEDFKRFHEKYRTKSTIKISAITVANTPIAINYYFFDDTTLYFYQCGWDSEGYANFSLGLSLHLWSIENCDYEYYDFMMGELKNSYKEKFDAHREPMANLEIKVNPKKVFLHKLVHKVFSLTA
- a CDS encoding endonuclease/exonuclease/phosphatase family protein encodes the protein MINKVIKLLYWVALFITLAVAITIFAPKTEHLILWQYVILFSPRYSYLFLCLFLLAVSHKLSKIQRYSLPLFFLVGYFYIDIQINFSEGTLDDKNAITLVTANLGEGSKQPKIEALIKFYNPDILLLQEAGHLAALKVFKEYPFRDCKGNLCFISKYKFTNKEYLDSAMFSGYGKWAAFYEIELNKTKVNIANIHFPSVRKVFNNFNEVNNVHENRIIAAGIINDWASTKSNVIIAGDFNMSVSDSLYRQKFSSYKNAISSVGHGFNTTVDYKYRGFSVPGIRVDHILLSKEFNIEKARVLETLGGDHYPVLSKVSFNGH
- the xrt gene encoding exosortase; the protein is MTNNTDTLSLEKNTLKPTFGLMLIFVLFAFLNIPVLKTIWENSFDDGTYSHAYLIPIISIYLYYNLAKIGQLRYREQVSVLTVILMIASAALLFIMSSAQISLGYWAATLAILLSSIMLIYRTNWQLIFPTLFLAFLMPGWGLLTATLQKVSTSAVTFLMSYSGIPTFVEGNFVTIPAGVFEIAGGCSGLRYLIVSLAISSLFSFLYIKNTKKALLFFTVAILGALLTNWIRITALILIGEYTDMQSDLMTDHNVFGWYLYIPFMFLLFMWGNKLADHDLLSDTVINVASPSSVYPARVNTVILFVAIIISSTALKSLFLNDLPSSGEISEIKPIIKRYTTVEQISSNTANTPDIYLKYFFNGTLGNGKPTAHDNIYIPLGWHEIGEEIIGDWNYITIAKQNRVALIRYSFDINNQKTAYAGAFKKQRIKAALSGQSETYLHWQYSHCSNNCISEKLRFNKLINN